One region of Mangifera indica cultivar Alphonso chromosome 3, CATAS_Mindica_2.1, whole genome shotgun sequence genomic DNA includes:
- the LOC123212214 gene encoding zinc finger CCCH domain-containing protein 58-like isoform X2, whose translation MVMGAARAGAGEYPERAGQPLCKYYMRTGTCKFGSSCKYDHPRQGAGSVTHVTLNYYGYPLRPGEKECSYYLKTGQCKFGPTCKFHHPQPAGIQVPAPQVTPMPAPVPAPTIYPIVQLPSVPSAQQYGFVVPRPPLLPNSYVQGPHGLMLVSPGMFPYQSWSPYSTPVNQLASPGTQPAAGSSSIYGMTTLSASAPAYTGSYQTMPSTVGPSSGSQEHAFPERPGQPECQHYLKTGECKFGSSCKYHHPQEMTVSKTDANRLPLRPGASPCTHYTQRGVCKYGRACKFDHPVRMLNYSPSASSLADMPVAPYPVGSSIGVLAPSSSSSDLRPELVSGSSKEPVSTRMSSTISSTSGSVGSIFSKSGPIPHSSTQQSGQSSGSSTSGISSSTETRTSN comes from the exons ATG GTTATGGGAGCTGCAAGAGCTGGTGCGGGAGAGTATCCAGAGCGAGCGGGCCAGCCCTTGTGTAAG TACTACATGAGGACTGGGACTTGTAAATTTGGTTCATCGTGTAAATATGACCATCCTAGACAGGGAGCTGGTTCTGTTACTCATGTGACGCTAAATTATTATGGTTACCCATTACGTCCG GGTGAAAAAGAGTGTTCCTACTATTTGAAAACTGGGCAGTGTAAGTTTGGTCCAACATGTAAATTCCATCATCCACAGCCAGCTGGCATTCAAGTTCCAGCACCTCAAGTTACACCTATGCCTGCTCCAGTGCCTGCACCCACAATATATCCAATTGTGCAACTGCCATCTGTTCCTTCAGCTCAACAGTATGGGTTTGTAGTTCCAAGGCCTCCTCTGTTGCCAAACTCGTATGTGCAAGGCCCTCATGGTCTGATGCTGGTTTCCCCAGGCATGTTTCCCTATCAAAGTTGGAGTCCTTACTCG ACACCTGTGAACCAACTTGCCTCTCCTGGCACTCAACCTGCTGCTGGATCAAGTTCAATTTATGGGATGACAACACTCTCCGCTTCAGCACCTGCCTATACTGGATCTTATCAAACAATGCCTTCTACAGTTGGTCCTTCGAGCGGTAGCCAGGAGCATGCATTTCCAGAGAGACCTGGCCAGCCAGAATGTCAACATTACCTGAAAACTGGGGAGTGTAAATTTGGATCCTCATGTAAATATCATCATCCTCAAGAAATGACTGTATCAAAAACTGATGCCAACCGTCTTCCATTACGTCCA GGTGCCTCTCCATGTACTCATTACACACAACGTGGAGTATGCAAATATGGCCGTGCATGCAAATTTGATCATCCAGTGAGGATGCTAAACTACAGTCCATCTGCATCTTCTCTAGCTGATATGCCAGTCGCACCCTACCCTGTTGGCTCTTCAATTGGTGTACTAGCCCCATCATCCTCATCTTCGGATTTGCGACCAGAACTTGTTTCAGGATCCAGCAAGGAGCCTGTTTCAACAAGAATGTCTTCAACAATTAGCTCAACTAGCGGATCAGTgggttcaatattttcaaaaagtgGACCCATTCCTCATTCAAGCACACAACAATCTGGGCAGAGTTCTGGTTCTTCAACATCTGGCATCAGTAGCAGCACTGAGACTCGCACATCAAATTAA
- the LOC123212214 gene encoding zinc finger CCCH domain-containing protein 58-like isoform X1 yields the protein MERYGRVSEGSQFDPSPEWTAPGAETRPEESMWQLYPERPDEADCSYYLMTGFCGYGSSCRFNHPRDRGGVMGAARAGAGEYPERAGQPLCKYYMRTGTCKFGSSCKYDHPRQGAGSVTHVTLNYYGYPLRPGEKECSYYLKTGQCKFGPTCKFHHPQPAGIQVPAPQVTPMPAPVPAPTIYPIVQLPSVPSAQQYGFVVPRPPLLPNSYVQGPHGLMLVSPGMFPYQSWSPYSTPVNQLASPGTQPAAGSSSIYGMTTLSASAPAYTGSYQTMPSTVGPSSGSQEHAFPERPGQPECQHYLKTGECKFGSSCKYHHPQEMTVSKTDANRLPLRPGASPCTHYTQRGVCKYGRACKFDHPVRMLNYSPSASSLADMPVAPYPVGSSIGVLAPSSSSSDLRPELVSGSSKEPVSTRMSSTISSTSGSVGSIFSKSGPIPHSSTQQSGQSSGSSTSGISSSTETRTSN from the exons ATGGAGCGGTACGGTCGGGTCAGTGAAGGTTCACAGTTCGATCCGTCACCTGAATGGACCGCTCCGGGAGCCGAAACCAGACCCGAAG AGTCCATGTGGCAACTGTACCCGGAGCGGCCTGACGAGGCTGATTGCAGTTACTACTTGATGACCGGGTTTTGCGGGTATGGGTCGAGCTGTCGGTTCAATCATCCACGTGACCGGGGCggg GTTATGGGAGCTGCAAGAGCTGGTGCGGGAGAGTATCCAGAGCGAGCGGGCCAGCCCTTGTGTAAG TACTACATGAGGACTGGGACTTGTAAATTTGGTTCATCGTGTAAATATGACCATCCTAGACAGGGAGCTGGTTCTGTTACTCATGTGACGCTAAATTATTATGGTTACCCATTACGTCCG GGTGAAAAAGAGTGTTCCTACTATTTGAAAACTGGGCAGTGTAAGTTTGGTCCAACATGTAAATTCCATCATCCACAGCCAGCTGGCATTCAAGTTCCAGCACCTCAAGTTACACCTATGCCTGCTCCAGTGCCTGCACCCACAATATATCCAATTGTGCAACTGCCATCTGTTCCTTCAGCTCAACAGTATGGGTTTGTAGTTCCAAGGCCTCCTCTGTTGCCAAACTCGTATGTGCAAGGCCCTCATGGTCTGATGCTGGTTTCCCCAGGCATGTTTCCCTATCAAAGTTGGAGTCCTTACTCG ACACCTGTGAACCAACTTGCCTCTCCTGGCACTCAACCTGCTGCTGGATCAAGTTCAATTTATGGGATGACAACACTCTCCGCTTCAGCACCTGCCTATACTGGATCTTATCAAACAATGCCTTCTACAGTTGGTCCTTCGAGCGGTAGCCAGGAGCATGCATTTCCAGAGAGACCTGGCCAGCCAGAATGTCAACATTACCTGAAAACTGGGGAGTGTAAATTTGGATCCTCATGTAAATATCATCATCCTCAAGAAATGACTGTATCAAAAACTGATGCCAACCGTCTTCCATTACGTCCA GGTGCCTCTCCATGTACTCATTACACACAACGTGGAGTATGCAAATATGGCCGTGCATGCAAATTTGATCATCCAGTGAGGATGCTAAACTACAGTCCATCTGCATCTTCTCTAGCTGATATGCCAGTCGCACCCTACCCTGTTGGCTCTTCAATTGGTGTACTAGCCCCATCATCCTCATCTTCGGATTTGCGACCAGAACTTGTTTCAGGATCCAGCAAGGAGCCTGTTTCAACAAGAATGTCTTCAACAATTAGCTCAACTAGCGGATCAGTgggttcaatattttcaaaaagtgGACCCATTCCTCATTCAAGCACACAACAATCTGGGCAGAGTTCTGGTTCTTCAACATCTGGCATCAGTAGCAGCACTGAGACTCGCACATCAAATTAA
- the LOC123210258 gene encoding ethylene-responsive transcription factor ERF086-like: MAASKATDKPFQVYESVGHHHPQMGFTILQRNTSPPQPGERRGRRKQDEPGRFLGVRRRPWGRYAAEIRDPTTKERHWLGTFDTAHEAALAYDRAALSMKGTQARTNFIYSSDNTLLPSLLSPFDIQALFTPSSQFTNNTTSNHTKQSTLLHNMTPQPADISKSKTFNIPINNETSVENPCGSVDNSCFLFSADSSNSGYLGCIVPDSCLNPSANHHTTSTTNSKYSSSSSASNEQNIFGSMSSSSTDSQSHCNSNYGGSLPLDITSVTTMATEAGNFPYVGEFNNGFWSDENQQYSWEMIKNCDELSAIVNHNPGMVEDSNCMGSFCPIMDNINLSYGLLPQAMAISSPSTCSPSVPPFGGDVVDFGYSLF, encoded by the coding sequence ATGGCTGCGTCAAAAGCCACTGATAAACCCTTTCAAGTTTATGAATCCGTTGGTCATCATCACCCTCAAATGGGGTTCACAATTCTTCAACGTAACACATCCCCCCCTCAGCCCGGTGAGAGAAGAGGCCGGAGAAAGCAAGACGAGCCTGGAAGGTTTCTTGGCGTGAGGAGACGACCGTGGGGTCGATATGCCGCTGAAATTAGAGACCCTACGACTAAAGAAAGGCACTGGCTTGGCACATTTGACACCGCTCATGAAGCGGCTCTGGCTTATGATAGAGCTGCATTATCCATGAAAGGCACACAAGCAAGAACCAACTTCATTTATTCATCTGACAACACTCTTCtcccttctcttctttctccttttgatATTCAAGCTCTCTTTACACCGTCATCACAGTTCACAAATAATACTACTAGTAATCACACTAAACAATCTACACTTCTTCACAACATGACTCCTCAGCCAGCTGACATTTCCAAGAGTAAGACCTTCAATATCCCAATTAATAATGAAACTAGTGTTGAAAATCCATGTGGGTCAGTTGATAATTCATGTTTCTTATTCTCGGCTGATTCTTCTAACTCTGGCTATCTGGGCTGCATTGTTCCTGATAGCTGTTTAAACCCTTCTGCAAATCATCATACTACTAGTACTACAAACTCCAAATACAGTAGCTCTAGTTCTGCTTCAAATGAACAAAACATCTTTGGGTCAATGAGCTCAAGTTCCACAGATAGTCAGTCACATTGTAACAGCAACTATGGAGGATCACTTCCTCTGGATATAACTAGTGTGACAACAATGGCAACCGAAGCTGGGAATTTCCCTTACGTTGGTGAATTCAATAATGGATTTTGGAGTGATGAAAATCAACAGTACTCATGGGAGATGATAAAGAACTGCGATGAACTCTCAGCCATTGTCAACCACAACCCTGGAATGGTGGAAGATAGTAACTGCATGGGAAGTTTTTGTCCAATTATGGACAATATTAACCTTAGCTATGGGCTATTGCCTCAAGCCATGGCCATTTCTTCTCCATCGACTTGCTCTCCTTCAGTTCCTCCTTTTGGTGGAGATGTAGTTGACTTTGGTTATTCACTCTTTTGA